The Bacteroidota bacterium genome has a window encoding:
- a CDS encoding PBSX family phage terminase large subunit, with product MTEEFDSPEINFNPDLFNNVYWHIEEALSNDTIRFLFIYGGSSASKTFSVVQETIKWMLTGSDNNSLILRKYATDIKDSIYADFINIIKDWGLEEEFICQQNFIKCSSGSYIRFRGLDDSEKVKGISNFKRVILEEISQFEEVDFKQIKKRLRGKLGQKIIGIFNPISEDHWLKKNVFDKEVLVEVETNIQGKWINKPANGKEANTVVLKTCYLDNKYIVGPNFVDEHTIDDFEKDKIDDFDYYNIYGLGNWGRIRTGGEFWKDINSNIHFKELKWDKEAALHITWDDNVNPYITCLVWQIKKIEIGKETFQYARQIDEICLEDPRNRVKNACAEFKHRYPLSDVPKLFIYGDRTSIKESTLKEKGENFFTEIKGYLQEYQPTLRMQSVNPSVIISGKFVNECYSEKIPGIRIEIGLNCKKSIHDYRYALEDSDGSLKKTKKTNPVTKVQYEEFGHPSDAKRYFMVMAFASEYATHQRAGKSQRIVTGKNIHKNSY from the coding sequence ATGACAGAAGAATTTGATTCGCCAGAAATAAATTTTAACCCCGATTTATTTAATAACGTTTATTGGCACATTGAAGAGGCATTATCAAACGATACTATTCGTTTTCTTTTCATTTACGGAGGATCCTCCGCTTCTAAAACATTTTCTGTAGTTCAAGAGACAATAAAATGGATGCTTACCGGAAGCGATAATAATTCGTTAATCCTCCGTAAGTATGCCACAGACATAAAGGACTCAATCTATGCCGATTTTATTAATATAATCAAAGATTGGGGGCTAGAGGAAGAGTTTATTTGCCAGCAAAATTTTATCAAATGTTCTTCAGGTAGTTATATCCGTTTCCGAGGTCTTGATGATTCAGAGAAGGTAAAAGGTATTAGTAATTTTAAACGTGTTATTCTTGAAGAAATATCGCAGTTTGAAGAGGTTGATTTTAAACAAATAAAGAAACGACTGCGTGGTAAATTAGGCCAAAAGATCATAGGAATATTTAATCCTATAAGTGAAGATCATTGGTTAAAGAAAAACGTTTTTGATAAAGAGGTTTTAGTAGAGGTAGAAACTAATATACAGGGCAAATGGATTAATAAGCCGGCTAACGGTAAAGAAGCCAATACTGTTGTATTAAAAACTTGTTACCTTGATAATAAATACATAGTTGGCCCCAACTTCGTAGATGAACATACTATTGATGATTTTGAAAAAGACAAAATTGATGATTTTGATTATTACAACATATATGGGCTTGGCAATTGGGGTAGAATAAGAACCGGGGGTGAATTCTGGAAAGACATAAATTCAAACATTCATTTCAAAGAACTGAAATGGGATAAAGAGGCGGCGCTTCATATAACATGGGATGATAATGTAAATCCATATATAACTTGTCTTGTTTGGCAAATAAAAAAAATAGAAATAGGAAAAGAAACATTTCAATACGCCCGTCAAATTGATGAAATATGTTTGGAAGATCCGCGTAATAGAGTAAAAAATGCCTGCGCTGAATTTAAGCATAGATATCCTTTATCTGATGTTCCTAAATTATTCATTTACGGGGATAGAACATCAATTAAAGAATCAACATTAAAAGAAAAAGGTGAAAACTTTTTTACTGAAATAAAAGGATATCTACAAGAATACCAGCCGACATTAAGAATGCAGTCTGTTAATCCTTCCGTAATAATATCTGGCAAATTTGTTAATGAGTGTTATTCAGAAAAGATTCCGGGAATAAGAATTGAAATAGGATTAAATTGTAAAAAATCTATCCATGATTACCGTTATGCTTTAGAAGATTCTGATGGATCATTAAAGAAAACAAAAAAAACTAATCCAGTTACAAAAGTTCAATATGAAGAATTCGGACATCCATCTGATGCAAAGCGTTATTTTATGGTAATGGCTTTCGCTTCTGAATACGCAACACATCAACGCGCAGGAAAATCGCAAAGGATAGTTACAGGTAAAAACATACACAAAAACAGTTATTAA
- a CDS encoding terminase small subunit, translated as MRHGGKQKYIESPEIMWEHFLLYKIEVKANPINIIEQKKGNIVIPKGFTGDLPDNLVKIPAQRPLTMDGFANWLSDNDIIVDVSDYFENKDSRYSNYIHICSRIKKNIRQDQIEGGMVGIYNPSITQRLNALVDKSETVVTKKKVFKIGYKTGEETNE; from the coding sequence ATGAGACACGGGGGAAAACAAAAGTATATAGAATCTCCAGAGATAATGTGGGAACACTTCCTTCTATATAAAATAGAAGTAAAAGCTAATCCGATAAACATAATTGAACAAAAAAAGGGTAACATAGTAATCCCTAAAGGGTTTACTGGAGATTTGCCGGATAATTTAGTTAAAATTCCAGCACAAAGACCTCTTACAATGGATGGCTTTGCGAATTGGCTTTCAGATAATGACATCATTGTAGATGTGAGTGATTATTTTGAGAATAAGGATAGTCGATACTCAAACTATATCCATATCTGCTCACGTATAAAGAAAAATATCCGTCAGGATCAAATTGAGGGTGGTATGGTTGGAATTTACAATCCTTCAATAACTCAACGTTTAAATGCATTGGTAGATAAGAGCGAAACGGTCGTAACAAAGAAGAAAGTATTTAAAATTGGGTATAAAACAGGAGAAGAAACAAATGAATAA